The Pieris brassicae chromosome 7, ilPieBrab1.1, whole genome shotgun sequence genome includes the window GATATATGCCAAGAAAACCACAACCCGCAAACGATaagttcattattatttacacatacAATGTTTTCTAACAGATATAACACACGTTATAACACAAAAGATCACTGTAACACTTTCAAGATTGCCAGAATTGTAAAAGCACCGAATAGAAAACACACCAGTgcacaaaacaattttgttttttattgcgCGATAAACACAACCGTCCCCTACAGAGCCGGTATGTAAATACTActgataaaagaaaatatctcTATAAGTATATGTCCATTAAATTAATCACTTGTTATgacgtatatatttaaaattatcccTACAAATTAGTATGATGTGTTTTTcgctattttaaattttgatcttgcctttttattttagaaattcttatttatttttatttatatatttacgtcAATCAAATCACAAGTGTCAACATCGATCTCATTTGACATATGAATTATGGATCACAGTTATGGCAATACAGTATCACGCGATAGCACATCCTCTTATATTCTGTCTATTTACGTATGTTTACACCTTGAAAACTATAACGAGTTgccattatatttaaaaaaactacaacGAGGACTTGACTTCTAGATTTAAAACGGAAAGTTCAGTATGAGTATGGTGCTACTTGTGTATTGGATGGTCAGCAGGTCATTCTTGATTGAGATTAGATGTCGATTAAGTTAAGTAAGTCTCGTAATAAAGCATGACCTAAGATATTCAGAACCTAATTGTTCTAGAGCCACATTCTAACTCCTTCCAGCTACTTTCTAgatagcaataaaatattaataataaagccactTTCATTACATACTGTTAAAACAGGCTACACACAATTGTGTTCCTTTTGTTATTATACTCTTAGTCTaagttagttattgttatttcctcATCTAAGGCCTCCTTTTGAACTTTCCATATGGATCTGTCTCTCGGCTGATTATTGTCTTCGTAGCGTTCatttttaaaccaatattAGAAGTCGCCTTGTCTAGGGACGAAACCGTTGCTTCTACGTCTTAAAATAGAGATGTCATCCGCAAACCTAACATGACTAAGACGCcgattattaattttaataccttTTTGTGACCAATCTATATtcctaaatattatcttttcgAAGACGATCACGAAAAGTTTACTCAATAGTGTCGCTCTCTAGTACCCTTTTTATTCGATCACCCCTTTTTTCAAGAGCTATCTATCTATCAAAAGCTTCATTGTAAGCGGCTGATTGAAATGACGGTACTATTCTATGGTTTCTATTTAACCGACAGTACTGAAACTTGATCGAAAGCTCTAGCTTCTATTGGTTGTGAATTGTCAATGAGTTGTGTTATCAgtgttaatattatagaataaaaCAGCATGTACATACttgctaaaatattttttatcgagaaattatataattaaacattaaaagggCAGGgcctataatatatatttttttgtagattagCACGATATTGCATATGTATTATGTACACTTCTGCCGTTAGTTAGATATTGAAGTCGAACCGGCGtacctaatttaattatttcttaattttagaCTTAGGGCACGTTTCGTTCTTTAACTTTAACACACAAAATTGCGTAAGACATTCCGTCAATTTAGGTTGAAACACAGGCCGTTGCAAACGCTTGAGTTCAGCTGGCGTTCATCAGCGACGCCACAATACTATTACTGAATGAATTACCTGTACAGATTCTTCTTTGTATAACGTTACCAGGGTGACTAACTCGTCGCAAGTCACGTACACACTTCATACACCACACCGTAAATACAAAGTACAAAGTTTTTTTCAATGTCATCAACATAATTTGTCTTATCTTAGTTATAAGCCACTTGCACTAGGATTGTTCATGcacatttaattgttattgattACAACAACGCAGTCACCGAAGAACAATAacacaaatgaaaatgtagAATTTTTCGTTGTTGTAACTTCCAATGGGTAAGGCAGACATGTTTTCCTATGGTATATCTTCTCTCAGCGCAGCTCAAgattaactttttattgtattttcctttatttattttatgaggaTTCTATGTTTGAACAGTTTGAGAAATTAaatgtctaaaaatatttaacaatttatttattatataaaaataacaagtttCTTAAGCTACTTGTTTATACAAGTTTACAACACatcataagtttatttttcccttagttattattaaatattaaacaaattattatgtctttattattaaatcaaaatttggaattaatgtttgtatttGGCTTGGTATGAGTGAGtttggttttacaaaatagcaaaataatgttagtcgaataaaaatgattttatatgtttgtgaGCAAACTATGTGAGGCAACATGGCCCTCCGATTTTGTGAATTCTTGAAAATGATAATGCCATGAGAATGAAAGTAAAACATTTGGTGAcaatcattattttgtatgtattgaaACTGAAGTTATTAGAATAAATCACCTTATATAATCTTCATGCTGTTGCATACCACAAAGCCCGTTGAATCacaatatataacatagcACTAAAGGcgcaaatttaatttacgagaaataaatagttatcgATCATTCAGCCATTATTTATGGTACAGGCAGGTACCTTAGAACAGATTGCTGATGAACTAATTCGTGCTTTTTACCTTAACCATAAATTATAGTACTATAGATAGTAAAtactttaagatttttattgtaaaataaataaatatgaaaagaaatacagtaacttttaatttattttataaaacaatttaaaatcacaAATTTGGATAGCATACCATAAGACTGGTTAATTGAAGCCATCAGCAAAATTATCCTGCTATTTCATACAATGaagcaatatatttaaaaaaatataaattattatgacagCGAGAATCACTTCATGGAAGAAAAATTCAAACATTACATATTTGGACATCATTCAATAACAAAATTCCCGCCAAAAACtgcattgattttttataaatttattatgatgGATACAAGTCTTTCAGCCGGAGTACGATTCGTGTATTAATGTTGCCAGTAAAGTCCACAGATTATTAATTTTGCGCATCGTTATCGAAATTTGGACGTATAGTTCTCAGAAGACCCTGAAAAAACTCCATATTACCTTGTCTTTGCAGGGCATAATTATATCGATTGATTGTGTTACTGGGAGGACAGGGATTAGTCCTAAGCGCATATGTTGGTACTTCTGGAACCgccttaaatacaaaaatatagattaataaatatatttcgagTATTGTTCAAGCTGTCATTGTCATTAATACATTGATGACATtgacatatacaaatataatttgatgGTATATCTTAAATACCGTGACATTCGTGAAGAGAACGATTTTTAATAGGAACATAACAATTGTTATTCTTAAAGCATTGTCTCATGTATAAatcgttttaaataattatgaatgatttaaaaaatatatatgtactatttgtgtgtatgtgttaatatatatttttaattgatataaaacttACCCCTTCTACTATTAGATTAGACATAGGTTTGATAATACATAAGTGCCGTATTATCTCTTCAGGCCATTTTTGGAACAACCGAGATCGGTTTTGAACGTCTGCCATTGtcgatttctaaaaaaatataaccttataaatataataaaatcatttataaatactgtttatcaaacttaaaaattatttatttttcagtgttgcccacaaaaataaaaattaatgcgGTATATtccacaaatattaaaattctagACGACtaataaagattaataaataaaatacctcaTCAATAATGTTTTTCTGTAATTTTTCTATAACTTCTATTGCGTTAGCGGTGAGCCATTCCAATACGGGCTGTTCTCTCCAGCGTGCCCaagtgaattttatatataaattcattaaatccTTAAGTGCCTGGGGTGTACTGAAAACAGATTTTTAAACCTTTTAATAGTATGTACTGGCTCCGTACTGTACATTGTATCAGGCAACGCTAGCCGCGCTTAGGGACACAGTGATATATACGACCAAGGGGAGGCGGAATGCGGCTGTCATCAGCGACTCTCGCTCCTCAGTGAATTCGCGGATGGATCCCCTAGTTGCGGATGTTCACGAGAACCTGATCAGGTAATCAGCCTTTAACACTCCTCGCTCCTTaaaaacgttgtgtaatacaaaacaaaaacttggcgattaaaaaaagAGTTGCGGAGAGTTAACGTCACCACTGGTAAATATCTAAGCGCAAttgaaacaaaactaaaaagaattataaaatttgatttgttctcaaataataaaaacaatatattgtaCATTAAGTTTCTCTGAGtacatacatattgttacgagctaggggatcggatagaaaatgccgtagatttattcaagggtttatttcttgaaaacgcaatgaggaatttatgagcacaaattaattgcagagatgcactaataacacacaaaaacacactcactaattacttcacttatgcacacttcacactgtactttatcacttgtattcactttattgcttcggtgttcctctcgtgttatcgcattccaaactaaaggcgactagtcgcgtttcggctcgcttatatatccctgggaataattctaaacaatattcgagatctctctaggcgggcttgctactgagtagcgattgcacaattctagaacgtccgcactctttatctctttcgcacgttgctccgtccttgtcgtacggcgttctagagtgctcagtctagtttcgagaaagttctgatcttctctctctctcgtatcatttcgtccttgtctcacacctagaaagttcggtctagaatattccttcatcaaaggggtatacctaggcctgaaaacgcctgaaaacgggtctcctgaaaactgcaccactctactacacatgttctgaaactgactgaaaaaaggtttcagcttcctgaaaactagggtaacattatggaaattacaatttcctaatatgtgattgaccctctcctgaaacggtcagaaatcatattacagcctgctgaaaagttctctaactagtggaaaaatctagaaacatggcagtcgacccgtcttcgtaacaatatgtacgATACATACATCTAGCTTAcgcatataaacaaaaaacacgtCCAATTATTAACTTCTTTCTTTCATAGTCctttaaacatttcttaacatGTGTCGaataaagtattgtctttaattaacatagcttttacacatttaacaaaataaaaccccaagacaaacaatccgcgaaaatagacaccgttatttttgcaaaaacccgtcatcttttaatcgataccaacttcggggtaataaatacagataacacaacttgcTCAACAGCTCTGATACtctttgacattcaacaccttttgtcttcagtcaccgtgaccacgcacgctgtaaagcatgcgaaacgtcggaaaaatttaatattatgtaaaataattataagtttataataatacatagcttcattccgataaaaaagtgttttctttaaatgtgtagaATAAATAAGAGTGTAACTGCGATGGTTTTAGCAACATATTTATGAAGGTTTCAATTACAGAAGCCCAATTTAATCgcttaattattgtaaatcgCAAGTGAAAATTGAATTATGCAGGATTTTGCCAGTAAACGATTAATAACAGGCAGTTCTAACACTGTCTTTCAGGCAACCTAAAAATGGTACCAACGTGGAAACaagaatattacataatttaactaaagtattaaataataataacaaaaaaaaaacaacaaatacgACCAAAAATACCTGAGAGATGCGAATTCATTGAAGAATTTACATTTACGTATCTCCTCGGCCACGGCTTGGTTGCAGGCCTCAATCAGTTTTATAAGCACATATGGGAACCTTAACAGTGTCTTCTGTAATCTATTATTTGCTTCTTCAGGTGTTACTGAAAACAGTTACAACTAATTAAAGGTTCATCCTTAAACCTAATCTGGGGTCGTTAAATTAACCACCATTTTTAAGtgaatcaattttattttattttttgttacaattcaattaaataagtgAACATATATGCATCAAATTACAAGCTACCAAGCGCACTGACTACGACCACCCGGTTACCTGCGCGCACGCACACATACGCACGGAACAAGCAAAACCAGTTTTATTGTAAGTAACGATAAAAAGATGTCGATGTAAACTTtcgataaaaaaacataacatatacatgctacataataattaattaatatgaataattctTAGTCAAAATCGGAACttcaattaacattttataattttaataaggccagtagataaaaaaaatacttcaattgttgtttatatatttaaaggatTTCTTCGGTATGTATGACCGCGTCTTTGCTTTTTAccttaatattgttacgagctaggggatcggatagaaaatgccgtagatttcttcaagggtttatttcttgaaaaatcaatcaggaatttatgagcacaatttaattgcagaaatgcacttataacacacaaaaacacagtcactaattatttcacttatgcacacttcacactgtactttatcacttgtattcactttattgcttcggtgttcctctcgtgttatcgcattccaaactaaaggcgactagtcgcgtttcggctcgcttttATATCCCTggtaataattctaaacaatattcgagaactttctaggcgggcttgctactgagtagcgattgaacaattctagaacgtccgcactctttgtctctttcgcacattgctccgtccttgtcgtacggcgttctagagtgctcagtctagtttcgagaaagttctgatctcctctctctctctctcgtatcatttcgtccttgtctcacacctagaaagtttggtctagaatattccttcatcaaaggggtatacctaggcctgaaaacgcctgaaaactgcaccaatcgactacacatgttctgaaactgactgaaaaaaggtttcagcttcctgaaaactagggtaacattatggaaattacaattttctaatatgtgattgaccctctcctgaaacggtcagaaatcatattacagcctgctgaaaagttctctaactagtggaaaaatctagaaacattgaagtcgacccgtcttcgtaacaatataatacatcgaaattattttgtaacatgCATAAAATAACAGATAACAACTAATATCAGATAatcagaaatattatattcataaatatatttcaaattgcaAACACTCAAAGTCAGGCCAACAACCAGTTTTACCCCAAGGCCTTAgaagttttatataagtaaCTATGTATAGCTTAGAGcgtcaatataaaaaaaattgaagattgaaatttactaccagttccgAAATCCCCTCTTAACGATTAAATCCTCCTTTTAACTGTCAAGTTTTTGTAAACGCCACGCCCTACGTGAATTACATTGAAACAAAATTGCATATACAGTAAATACGCACTTAGAATCAGCGGGCAGAAGTTTACATTAAAGTGAGTACAAATTGACGTTACAAAACTTCTCATAATATCTTAATATGAGGGAGAGAGAGAAACCATGTACGAACCGTGCCTCGTACGAACGTATGTACGTTTCGGGTTTAacacaatacaatttatgaagaCATTGTCCACCTTACCAAAGAGGGtaaggtttaaaatattaagttgttgtttgtttaatgtttaattttgtctttCTATTAATGTACCTAATTGACTTATGTTTTCAGTTTGgttcattttgtttaacagTGGAATCTGCTTCCttttataatcttaatatatataaattacgcgTCACGTTATAGagctacatatatatatatatatataattctaatgtACGTGTGTATATCACTGAACTCTTCTTAAACGGCTAGACCgactacaattttttttatgcgtTTGGGGTTTGCCCTGGATGATTTGAATTCACATCAGCCCGGCAAGTGAATATCGAATGaatatataatcaatacaTAGAATTGTACTCATAATAAGTATAAAAGtcaatatgtatattgtaagtttaatatcctaatcgTTTAATAGTATCATTCAGGGCAACGTATgtcgggtcagctagtatgtATATGACGGCGCCACTATCagtgttttgtaaaactgatggcgccactaccaatgttttgtaaaactgatggcgccactatcaatgttttgtaaaactgatggcgccactatcaatgttttgtaaaactgatggcgccactatcaatgttttgtaaaactgatggcgccactatcaatgttttgtaaaactgatggcgccactaccaatgttttgtaaaactgatggcgccactatcaatgttttgtaaaactgatggcgccactatcagtgttttgtaaaactgatggcgccactaccaatgttttgtaaaactgatggcgccactatcagtgttttgtaaaactgatggcgccactaccaatgttttgtaaaactgatggcgccactatcaatgttttgtaaaactgatggcgccactatcaatgttttgtaaaactgatggcgccactatcaatgttttgtaaaactgatggcgccactatcaatgttttgtaaaactgatggcgccactatcaatgttttgtaaaactgatggcgccactatcaatgttttgtaaaactgatggcgccactatcaatgttttgtaaaactgatggcgccactatcaatgttttgtaaaactgatggcgccactatcaatgttttgtaaaactgatggcgccactaccaatgttttgtaaaactgatggcgccactatcaatgttttgtaaaactgatggcgccactatcaatgttttgtaaaactgatggcgccactaccaatgttttgtaaaacaacgtGCAACGGGCGATTAGTCGAACGATCGTACGATGTGTCACTCGATCCCCAATACAGAACCAATATAAAGCAGCGCGCGCGCACAACTCAGGCAGTCGTTCATCGTCCATTGCCCGGTGCACACGTTACGTAATTACCGAGTAGCCTTCGAAATATTTACCTATTGACTTTGTTTATTGAAATCGTATTGAATTAAGAGACTgaaattggaataaatcaagTTATTGGGAGAattctttgtttttgttatcttAACAATGTCGGGGCCTGAcgctacatatatataagatgacttataaaaaataaaactcccACACACTACCAATACACACAATTATTATCTTGTATCAGTAAAACAGAAAATGCTTAACTCAATATTTACCTTTCCTATTCTTCGCCTTCGAAAGATGATAACAACACATCGCCTGCGAATACTGAAGATTGAACATGAACTCTCCATCCCGATTCCGGTTCCAATAATCGACCGAGTCGTATAACCATTTATGCTCCCGTGATCTTAATGCAAACGTGTCGATAATGAAGATAACGGCTAACGGGTCGTTGGGGTCCAAATTTAGGAGGGCTTTAACGACCTCCAACGCCGTTCTGTGACAGGCGCGATTCGATAACAGGTGAGCGAATTTTAACAGGGCCACGTGGAAAGCCCGGTTTTCCAGGTACCTGTACTCTAGACGGCTCCTTCGCTGAAAGTATGAAAGTATGTTATAGAAACCTTTTAGCGTCGTTGTGATTTGAAGGTAAAACGTAAACGAACGAAAAAAGACAGACACATAAGTTCATAGGATTTAACGTGGGAGAAAATGAGATAGCAAGCATTATTACACTGTGTATATACACGGTGTATGTGATCATTTTCTGATCGGCAACATGatgagtaaaaaaaattacagattaatttaattcaattgtaAATCTTCGACTTTCAAACTTTCTTTTAGttttcaacaaaataattaataaacttaaaaattaaaattacatttgtcTATCTGTAGGTTAGGTATCATCTGTAGGTTTTCTACGACgtataaaagtgtttttatttatttaactatatacaATGGCGACAGCTTTATCGCCTActaatagaaaaacaaatatatatatgtcggagaaacACCTTCCCCAGTGACGTCGTCAACAGTGGTTGCAGATTTGGTGGGCGTCATGAGGGTAAAGCGCGAGCACAGAACACGACGATTAtagttttcacaatattttatttacactgatgatacactgatattttatggtagttatttaataataaattataagttttaagaccGAGCAGTGAGTTCAATGCACCAATCTAGCGACAAAAACTCAGGGATCCAACTCGATCCGTCTCCACTTCAAAAAGGCCCCGTAACAACCAACGGACtggcctatatatagatggcgCTTCGACCACACTCGAGCAAAATGCTCTGCTCTCATTggtcgtttgtttaataacgattacaatcttataaattagaaaaacgtaactaattttaactaaaatcactaatttgttaacagaaatgttttaggttttataatatcgtaaaatctcgtattaagttaaattaagattaatgcaacgtgtttaaatgataaagagaatttaatgtgttattgtACAATCAACAAGCAACTCGTTGAATGGCttcctccgacatatatatgttggagcaatagttaaatttaattagcgTTAATTTGTactgacaaatatttatattaacaaaaaaaataaaccactAGTACTAAAAGttttgaactaatttgacttttaTGTTATGAAGTTATAATGACAACATGACATTAACGCCTTTGCTCcgacataaataataatgactgAAGACTATGACTACAGACTATCGAATAGTCTGTTAGTTTGTAGATCTAGTAATATTGGCAAATCGAATGAGCCACAAGTATTAACAGTTATAAACTGACGACTGTTAATTTACGAGCTTTAtgacatatattatacatatattttcgaatataaataaatccgtCGATGAGGtgaaattattgatatagataccggcaaacatcttgaacaaatgtccttgcctacGCAGAAGCGACTTTTAGGTATCACTAGGGGGCGCTGGAGCGCGGCGGcacccccactcccttgtttaatgctcaagaagtttgtcGGTATCTGTAGCTGAAATAAAAGTTCTGCGGAAGATTCTGGCTCGACGAAGAGGGAAAATGGATTCTCCATTCTCCAGGAAAAGAGAAGATTGAGGGATTGGTAGGCTAACCCAACATTATTGGTAAAGCAAggcatattattttgaatggGAGAAAATCGGAgtatttatctaaaattaatGCTCCTTTCCAAGTCCTGAAGAAGGAATTCGAGCTCCAAGTGCTCAATTGGCAAATGGTAGCTCACGATCGGAAAAGGTTCTCGTTGGTCTTCGTTCACTTATTTCGGAGGCAAAAGCTGATGACATCAATATATAGAATTGTActtataataagtataaaagTCAATACGTATATTGTAAGTTTTGACTAGTCATAGTAACCGCTTTATAAATACCAttgcaatataataactctttCTAAACGCTAAACTAagtttatatctatattacgaaatatttttgtagaaattagtatatttaaatagagcAAATAAACCACTCACCCCAGTAAGAGAAAAGCACGGATGTGCAACAAATTGCATATATGCTATGGTCTGCTCTATAATTTCATTCGCTCTTGTATTTTCCTCTACCATAAAA containing:
- the LOC123711828 gene encoding transcription factor 25, with product MSTRHMRKLLGSTALPPPDESDDDDFVPLYAKKQGGTYAALELDSAPDPEVEEKMIETEEPECLSVDKKKKRNNRKNKKGKSNTFDLDEIDKSVREVNALLGEPKPQQESQKKDKRLEEENMLFSVQQKNLDSNNEMVRIFGPEDDEDEIRRQRLRKMKYQKNIVTQNMYAFTKHGLSMSINNSDKDVTYFVFDHNKEYRTLHQVFLDTIKAAQTVGGMAQVDFLFNEMHVEALLEIADRYFMVEENTRANEIIEQTIAYMQFVAHPCFSLTGRRSRLEYRYLENRAFHVALLKFAHLLSNRACHRTALEVVKALLNLDPNDPLAVIFIIDTFALRSREHKWLYDSVDYWNRNRDGEFMFNLQYSQAMCCYHLSKAKNRKVTPEEANNRLQKTLLRFPYVLIKLIEACNQAVAEEIRKCKFFNEFASLSTPQALKDLMNLYIKFTWARWREQPVLEWLTANAIEVIEKLQKNIIDEKSTMADVQNRSRLFQKWPEEIIRHLCIIKPMSNLIVEGAVPEVPTYALRTNPCPPSNTINRYNYALQRQGNMEFFQGLLRTIRPNFDNDAQN